One genomic window of Anthonomus grandis grandis chromosome 3, icAntGran1.3, whole genome shotgun sequence includes the following:
- the LOC126734637 gene encoding uncharacterized protein LOC126734637, which translates to MAYGRNKRKATKAALTRFENYFQTIKSNRNLSQTDLVELKMRAQRADQLLEDFNAAQLKIAATETDIDFDEHDSESEQFENKFYRITSEASKFLIDQMQPQVLTPNVETNLASNSNDDLANIRLPPINLPTFDGSYDQWLFFRDTFNSLIHSNFKLTPAKKCHYLRLSLKGVAAETISSLEISDANYDVAWNILNERFENKQILVSNHVTAIFNLPSLSRESGRGLRVILDGLQKHMGALTVLKMPTEHWDALICHIVTGKFDNVTRRAWDSKTFIEELPTYKELIDFLKDRCRILESFENSCFRNASNKIERPRQSHSNFHKNTSQSFVATNSNKKCTFCQKEHLIYTCPQFLQISATEKLNNAKQMKLCINCLSIGHATKNCRSSGCRKCGIFHHTLLHFNRTDSGTVQTNNNNTSTSSYFNSTETDLKDVATTSLSTHVMHTPLIYAPCSLVVNEKPNSNTVLLSTAIIKVFNTTDKSHLCRVLLDSGSQSNFNSERLCNLLQLPIENIKHSITGISQKIETINSRVFAKVQSNFSNFEANISCLVLKSITGNIPAISFDSSLLHIPKNIALADPDFSSAKPIDLQLGADIFWELIHIG; encoded by the coding sequence ATGGCTTACggaagaaataaaagaaaggcTACTAAAGCTGCTCTTACACGGtttgaaaactattttcaaACTATTAAGTCAAACAGAAATCTTTCTCAAACTGATTTGGTGGAACTCAAAATGCGTGCGCAAAGGGCTGATCAATTGTTGGAAGATTTTAACGCTGCTCAGTTAAAGATTGCCGCTACGGAGACTGATATTGATTTTGATGAACATGACAGTGAGTCtgaacaatttgaaaataaattctaccGCATAACATCTGAAGCgagcaaatttttaattgaccaGATGCAGCCGCAGGTTTTAACTCCAAACGTGGAAACTAATTTAGCATCTAATTCTAATGATGATTTAGCCAACATTAGACTGCCTCCAATAAACCTTCCAACGTTTGACGGTTCATATGACCAATGGTTGTTTTTTAGAGACACTTTCAATTCTTTAATACATAGCAATTTCAAACTGACACCAGCCAAAAAATGTCATTACTTGCGCCTCTCTCTAAAGGGTGTGGCAGCTGAAACTATCTCATCACTTGAAATCTCTGACGCCAATTATGATGTAGCCTGGAACATCTTAAATGAGAGATTCGAAAACAAACAGATTTTAGTCAGCAACCATGTAAcggctatttttaatttgccatCTTTATCACGTGAATCTGGACGTGGCCTTAGAGTCATACTTGACGGCTTACAGAAGCACATGGGCGCCTTGACGGTTTTAAAGATGCCCACAGAACATTGGGATGCCCTAATCTGTCATATTGTAACAGGTAAATTTGACAATGTGACTAGAAGAGCTTGGGATTCCAAAACCTTTATTGAAGAACTCCCTACTTACAAGgaacttatagattttttaaaagacagaTGTCGAATTTTAGAGTCTTTCGAAAACAGCTGTTTCAGAAACGCTTCAAACAAAATCGAAAGGCCTCGCCAATCACACTCCAACTTTCACAAAAATACTTCTCAATCCTTTGTCGCCACTAacagtaataaaaaatgcacGTTTTGTCAAAAAGAACATCTCATCTACACATGTCctcaatttttacaaatttctgctactgaaaaattaaataatgctaaaCAAATGAAGTTATGTATTAACTGCCTTTCTATAGGCCACGCAACTAAAAACTGTAGGTCGTCTGGATGTAGAAAATGTGGAATATTCCACCATACCCTTCTACATTTCAACAGAACCGATTCTGGGACTGtacaaaccaataataataacacatCTACCTCTTCTTATTTCAACAGCACTGAGACTGACTTGAAAGACGTAGCCACAACCTCTTTGTCTACACATGTGATGCACACTCCTCTTATATACGCACCTTGTAGTTTAGTGGTAAATGAAAAACCTAATTCAAACACTGTATTATTATCCACTGCTATCATCAAAGTTTTTAACACTACAGATAAGTCACACTTATGTAGAGTACTCCTAGACAGTGGAAGCCAATCCAATTTCAATTCAGAAAGACTTTGCAACTTATTACAACTtcctattgaaaatattaaacattctaTCACTGGTATCAGTCAGAAAATTGAAACCATTAATTCTAGAGTTTTTGCTAAAGTCCAATCCAATTTTTCTAACTTTGAGGCGAATATATCGTGTCTTGTACTTAAATCTATAACTGGAAATATTCCAGCTATATCCTTTGACTCCAGTTTATTGCATATTCCCAAAAATATTGCATTGGCTGACCCCGATTTCAGCTCTGCAAAACCTATTGACTTACAGCTCGGAGCAGACATTTTCTGGGAACTGATCCATATTGgttaa